From the Litorilinea aerophila genome, one window contains:
- the selB gene encoding selenocysteine-specific translation elongation factor yields the protein MRVIGTAGHVDHGKSTLVRALTGIDPDRLQEEKARGLTIDLGFAWMDLPQPDGSVESVGIVDVPGHIDFIKNMLAGVGSIDAAVLVIAADEGVMPQTREHLAILDLLAVPTGMVALTKVDLVDDPEWLALVELDVAELLQETRFAGAPIVPVSARTGAGLDELRQTLARLLGDLPPRRQRGRPRLPVDRVFTLSGFGTIVTGTLSDGHLAVGDAVEILPPGISARIRGLQSHRQPIQRAAPGSRVAINLSGVSADAIHRGDVVVKPGTLEPTLLVDVSFRLLADAPKPLTHNQPVDFFSGAAEVPARVRLLGTERLEPGQQGWLQLRLARPVVVAAGDRYILRQPSPSMTLGGGQILNPHPRRRWRRFDPAVLARFQTLAQGTPDEILLQTLARFPLTPAAELFAHSGLDLAVAQETLAELQRSGAALALDAGSEPVWLTPEAWEELVGRMARQVEHFHAQFPLRRGMPRGELRSRVLGQRDGGSLSVRIFNALIQRAQEQGLLEADDSVVWLPGFVPRPSPEQQARVDRLLAAFARAGMSPPNPGDVLRLLGGDEPLLEMLIEQGQLVRLGGGVLFRREEFEAAVAQVQAFLQEQGTITLAQARDLLQTSRKYAQALLEEMDARRITRREGDLRVLRAGLVDG from the coding sequence ATGCGCGTTATCGGCACCGCCGGCCACGTGGACCACGGCAAGTCCACCCTGGTTCGGGCTCTGACCGGCATCGACCCGGATCGCCTCCAGGAAGAAAAGGCCCGGGGACTCACCATCGACCTGGGCTTCGCCTGGATGGACCTGCCCCAGCCCGATGGCTCGGTGGAAAGCGTGGGCATTGTGGATGTGCCCGGCCACATCGACTTCATCAAGAACATGCTGGCCGGCGTGGGCAGCATCGACGCGGCCGTGCTGGTCATCGCCGCCGATGAAGGCGTCATGCCCCAGACCCGGGAGCACCTGGCCATCCTGGACCTGCTGGCCGTGCCCACGGGCATGGTCGCCCTCACCAAGGTTGATCTGGTAGACGATCCCGAGTGGCTGGCGCTGGTGGAGTTGGACGTGGCCGAGCTGCTCCAGGAAACCCGCTTCGCCGGGGCGCCCATCGTCCCCGTCAGCGCCCGCACCGGCGCCGGCCTGGACGAGCTCCGCCAGACCCTGGCCCGGCTTTTGGGAGATCTCCCCCCTCGCCGCCAGCGGGGACGCCCCCGCCTGCCTGTGGACCGGGTCTTCACCCTCAGCGGCTTCGGCACCATTGTCACCGGCACCCTGAGCGACGGTCACCTGGCCGTCGGGGACGCCGTGGAGATCCTGCCGCCGGGCATTTCGGCCCGGATCCGGGGGCTCCAGTCCCATCGGCAGCCCATCCAGCGGGCAGCGCCGGGCAGCCGGGTGGCCATTAACCTCAGCGGCGTCAGCGCCGACGCCATCCACCGGGGGGATGTGGTGGTCAAGCCCGGCACGCTGGAGCCCACCCTCCTGGTGGACGTCTCCTTTCGCCTCCTGGCCGACGCGCCCAAGCCCCTGACCCACAACCAGCCTGTGGATTTTTTCAGCGGCGCCGCGGAGGTGCCGGCCCGGGTGCGCCTCCTGGGGACGGAACGCCTGGAACCCGGCCAGCAGGGCTGGCTCCAGCTGCGCCTGGCCCGGCCGGTGGTGGTGGCAGCCGGCGACCGCTACATCCTGCGCCAGCCCTCTCCCAGCATGACCCTGGGCGGCGGCCAGATCCTCAACCCCCATCCCCGCCGCCGATGGCGCCGCTTTGACCCCGCCGTGCTGGCACGTTTTCAGACCCTGGCCCAGGGCACGCCGGACGAGATCCTGCTTCAGACCCTCGCCCGCTTCCCCCTCACCCCGGCGGCAGAACTCTTCGCCCACAGCGGCCTGGACCTGGCCGTGGCCCAGGAAACCCTGGCCGAGCTCCAGCGGAGCGGCGCGGCCCTGGCCCTGGATGCCGGCAGCGAGCCGGTCTGGCTGACGCCCGAGGCGTGGGAGGAGCTGGTTGGGCGGATGGCCCGCCAGGTGGAGCATTTCCATGCCCAGTTTCCCCTGCGGCGGGGGATGCCCCGGGGGGAGTTGCGTAGCCGGGTGTTGGGCCAGCGGGATGGCGGCAGCCTCTCCGTCCGGATCTTCAACGCGCTGATCCAGCGGGCCCAGGAGCAGGGCCTGCTGGAGGCCGACGACAGCGTCGTCTGGCTGCCGGGCTTTGTGCCCCGCCCCTCCCCCGAGCAGCAGGCCCGGGTGGACCGCCTGCTCGCGGCCTTTGCCCGGGCCGGCATGTCTCCCCCCAACCCTGGCGACGTCCTCCGCCTGCTGGGCGGCGACGAGCCCCTGCTGGAGATGCTCATCGAGCAGGGGCAACTGGTGCGCCTGGGGGGCGGCGTCCTGTTCCGCCGGGAAGAATTCGAAGCCGCGGTGGCCCAGGTCCAGGCCTTCCTCCAGGAGCAAGGGACCATCACCCTGGCCCAGGCTCGGGACCTGCTCCAGACCAGCCGCAAGTATGCCCAGGCCCTGCTGGAAGAGATGGACGCCCGACGGATCACCCGCCGGGAGGGGGACCTGCGGGTGCTGCGGGCCGGCCTGGTGGATGGCTGA
- a CDS encoding peptidylprolyl isomerase, whose amino-acid sequence MPHKQWSQPPAMQIDPDKRYTAQIETNRGTIVLELYPEYAPKTVNNFVFLAREGFYDGVSFHRVISDFVIQGGDPTGTGRGGPGYRFEDEVKDNPLRHETGVISMANAGPNTNGSQFFITHSPQPHLDGKHTVFGKVIQGQDVVNAIRQGDKMLKVVIREE is encoded by the coding sequence ATGCCCCATAAACAGTGGTCGCAGCCCCCCGCCATGCAGATCGACCCCGACAAGCGCTACACCGCGCAGATCGAGACCAACCGGGGGACCATCGTCCTGGAGCTCTATCCCGAGTACGCGCCCAAGACGGTCAACAACTTCGTCTTTTTGGCCCGGGAAGGCTTCTACGATGGCGTCTCCTTCCACCGGGTCATCAGCGACTTTGTGATCCAGGGGGGCGACCCCACGGGCACCGGCCGGGGTGGCCCAGGCTACCGCTTCGAGGACGAGGTGAAGGACAACCCCCTGCGCCACGAGACCGGCGTCATCTCCATGGCCAACGCCGGCCCCAACACCAATGGCAGCCAGTTCTTCATCACCCACTCGCCCCAGCCCCATCTGGACGGCAAACACACGGTCTTCGGCAAGGTGATCCAGGGCCAGGATGTGGTCAACGCCATCCGCCAGGGGGACAAGATGCTCAAGGTGGTCATCCGGGAAGAGTGA
- a CDS encoding glycosyltransferase family 4 protein: MQIGVDARLMYHQPAGISRYTWHLLHALAKLNQRDTFTIFQHRKHRTPLISQPNFRRATLFAPVHTRLEQFMLPLELLLHPLDLLHSPDFIPPLHAAVPTVITVHDLAFLHWPHFLTKDSAAYYGQIDRAVRRARHIIVPSESTRQDLIAQLGVPHNKVSVIYEAADARFVPLPQETTRQEVCRKFGLPPTYVLFVGTIEPRKNVNGLLHAFRYLLDKYGLRDVGLAIAGGKGWLYEETLATIETLNLQKQTFLLGRVSDDDLHKLYVGARCHVHAAHYEGFGLPPLEAMACGTPTIVSNVSSLPEVVGDAALLVHPKNWEEIAVALHRLLTDDDLHAELRAKGLQRARCFSWEIAARKTLEVYQQALTSPSSLPAAGRTPASSRPANRL, translated from the coding sequence ATGCAAATTGGCGTTGATGCTCGGCTGATGTACCATCAGCCTGCCGGGATCAGCCGGTATACCTGGCACTTGCTCCATGCCCTGGCGAAACTGAACCAGCGTGATACGTTTACCATTTTCCAGCACCGCAAGCACCGGACCCCCCTGATTTCTCAGCCCAATTTCCGCCGGGCTACCTTGTTCGCGCCGGTCCACACACGGCTCGAGCAGTTCATGCTTCCCCTGGAGCTGCTCCTGCACCCGCTGGACCTGCTCCACAGTCCGGACTTCATTCCGCCCCTGCACGCGGCGGTGCCCACGGTCATCACCGTCCATGACCTGGCCTTTCTCCACTGGCCCCACTTCCTGACCAAGGACAGCGCGGCCTACTACGGCCAGATCGACCGGGCCGTGCGCCGGGCGCGCCACATCATCGTGCCCAGCGAAAGCACCCGCCAGGACCTGATCGCCCAACTGGGCGTCCCCCATAACAAGGTGAGCGTCATCTACGAAGCCGCGGACGCCCGCTTCGTGCCCCTGCCCCAGGAGACCACCCGGCAGGAGGTCTGCCGCAAGTTCGGCCTGCCGCCCACCTACGTGCTCTTCGTGGGGACCATCGAGCCGCGCAAAAATGTGAACGGCCTGCTCCACGCCTTCCGCTACCTGCTGGACAAGTACGGGTTGCGGGATGTGGGCCTGGCCATCGCCGGGGGCAAAGGCTGGCTATACGAAGAGACCCTGGCCACCATCGAAACCCTGAACCTGCAAAAGCAGACCTTCCTCCTGGGCCGGGTCAGCGACGACGACCTCCATAAGCTCTACGTGGGAGCTCGCTGCCACGTCCACGCCGCCCACTACGAAGGCTTTGGCCTCCCACCCCTGGAAGCCATGGCCTGCGGCACCCCTACCATCGTCAGCAACGTGAGCAGCCTCCCCGAAGTGGTGGGCGACGCCGCCCTCCTGGTCCACCCCAAAAACTGGGAGGAGATCGCGGTGGCCCTCCACCGTCTGCTCACCGACGATGACCTCCACGCCGAGCTGCGGGCCAAGGGGCTGCAACGGGCCCGCTGCTTCAGCTGGGAAATCGCCGCCCGCAAGACCCTGGAAGTCTATCAACAGGCGCTGACATCGCCGTCCTCCCTGCCCGCCGCCGGGCGCACGCCCGCGTCCTCCCGGCCGGCCAATCGCCTGTAG
- a CDS encoding Gfo/Idh/MocA family protein, whose amino-acid sequence MQTSERTVRVGFIGAGWTERVQIPTFQLGGLTAQAICAGHVENAQRVAQRWGIPEVYASWQELITAETVDVVSIVTPPYLHREMAVAALQAGKHVICEKPAALNVAEAEAMLAAAQAAPDQMAILDHELRFHPLRAQLRRLVRNGYVGNVLTVNMDWRYPYRLDPATPFSWHHDATRGGGMLAALGSHLLDLARWIFGRIEAISARLQIGHYYRTDPATNTPQQVTADDHAELWLRFHSGAQGTLVVTGLDPEHRGMALEVVGTDGALRLDRSDRLWGKRGAAFPNGEWEPIEPEEPLVDRAQLPIDTPFAVGSYYLARAVAGALSTGVTTLPDAASFYDGLAVQRALDAARRSHGEMRWVQL is encoded by the coding sequence ATGCAGACAAGCGAACGAACCGTCCGGGTCGGTTTTATCGGCGCAGGCTGGACCGAACGGGTCCAGATCCCCACCTTCCAACTGGGTGGCCTGACCGCCCAGGCCATCTGCGCGGGCCACGTGGAGAACGCCCAACGGGTGGCCCAGCGCTGGGGCATCCCCGAGGTGTACGCATCCTGGCAGGAGCTCATCACGGCCGAAACGGTGGACGTGGTGAGCATCGTCACGCCGCCCTACCTCCACCGGGAGATGGCCGTGGCCGCCCTGCAGGCCGGCAAGCACGTCATCTGTGAAAAGCCGGCGGCCCTCAACGTAGCCGAAGCCGAAGCCATGCTGGCCGCGGCCCAGGCCGCGCCCGATCAGATGGCCATCCTCGACCATGAGCTGCGCTTCCACCCCCTGCGGGCCCAACTGCGCCGGCTGGTGCGTAACGGCTACGTGGGCAACGTGCTCACGGTCAACATGGACTGGCGCTACCCCTACCGGCTGGACCCGGCTACGCCCTTCAGCTGGCACCATGACGCGACCCGGGGCGGCGGCATGCTGGCCGCGCTGGGCAGCCATCTGTTGGACCTGGCCCGCTGGATCTTCGGGCGCATCGAGGCCATCAGCGCCCGGCTTCAGATCGGCCACTACTATCGCACCGACCCGGCCACCAACACGCCCCAGCAGGTCACCGCGGACGACCACGCGGAGCTGTGGCTGCGCTTCCACAGCGGCGCCCAGGGCACCCTGGTGGTCACCGGTCTGGACCCCGAACACCGGGGCATGGCCCTGGAGGTGGTGGGCACCGATGGCGCCCTGCGCCTGGACCGGTCGGATCGGCTCTGGGGCAAGCGAGGGGCCGCCTTCCCCAACGGCGAGTGGGAGCCCATCGAGCCGGAGGAGCCCCTGGTGGATCGCGCCCAACTGCCCATCGACACCCCCTTTGCCGTGGGCAGCTACTACCTGGCCCGGGCCGTGGCCGGCGCCCTGAGCACCGGCGTCACCACCCTGCCCGATGCGGCCAGCTTCTACGACGGCCTGGCCGTCCAACGGGCCCTGGACGCGGCCCGGCGCAGCCATGGGGAGATGCGTTGGGTGCAGCTATGA
- a CDS encoding Lrp/AsnC family transcriptional regulator — protein MVTAIVLINVQHGRINEIAEQLVEMDGVAEVYSVGGRFDLVAIIRVKTNEQMADLVTNRMLRIDGIEKTETLIAFKAYSKHDLERMFAIGIERA, from the coding sequence ATGGTAACCGCAATTGTGCTGATCAACGTCCAACATGGTCGCATCAACGAGATTGCCGAGCAGCTGGTGGAGATGGATGGGGTGGCCGAGGTGTACTCGGTGGGCGGCCGCTTCGACCTGGTGGCCATCATCCGGGTCAAGACCAACGAACAGATGGCTGACCTGGTCACCAACCGCATGTTACGCATCGACGGCATCGAAAAGACCGAGACCCTGATCGCGTTCAAGGCCTACTCCAAGCACGACCTGGAGCGCATGTTCGCCATCGGCATCGAGCGGGCATAG
- a CDS encoding glycosyltransferase: protein MRILVLTPQLPYPPRQGTTIRNYNLIRELARRHQVDLATFLAPGEALSPENRLHQHCRRILTASQPARSLAQRAWTTLTSSRPDMALRLESPAMHRLVQELAQTEAYDIVQVEGIEMAQYGLQAVRASREGRPALIFDDHNCEYLLQQRNAFTDLRQPRRWVAAAYSLIQWLKLRRYEAHICRAATATVAVSPADREALQRIVPDVPVAVVPNGIDLEAYRPAPAQSTSPNLVFTGKMDYRPNIDAALWFGQQVLPRVREQMPEARFQIVGMNPHPRLDVLRSDPAVEITGAVPDTRPYIHAAAVYVIPMRVGGGTRFKALEAMACGKAIVSTRLGVEGIPVTHGQELLLADTPDAFAAAVVHLLQDQAEGGAQGRQLGHQARRFVEDHYGWAQIVPRLEAVYQAALQPGTGTGNGPSVFRPSSTSTEE, encoded by the coding sequence ATGCGGATTCTGGTACTGACGCCCCAGCTTCCCTATCCCCCGCGCCAGGGCACCACCATCCGCAACTACAACCTGATCCGGGAGCTGGCCAGGCGACACCAGGTTGACCTGGCCACCTTCCTGGCCCCTGGCGAAGCCCTGAGCCCGGAGAATCGCCTCCACCAGCACTGCCGGCGCATCCTCACCGCCTCCCAGCCAGCACGCAGCCTGGCCCAACGGGCCTGGACCACCCTCACCTCCAGCCGGCCCGACATGGCTCTGCGGCTGGAAAGCCCCGCCATGCATCGCCTGGTACAGGAGCTGGCCCAGACAGAGGCCTATGACATCGTCCAGGTGGAGGGGATCGAGATGGCCCAGTACGGCCTGCAGGCGGTGAGGGCCAGCCGGGAAGGCCGCCCAGCCCTGATCTTCGACGATCACAACTGCGAGTACCTGCTCCAGCAGCGCAACGCATTCACCGACCTTCGCCAACCCCGCCGCTGGGTGGCCGCCGCCTACAGCCTGATCCAGTGGCTGAAACTCCGCCGGTACGAGGCCCACATCTGCCGGGCCGCGACGGCCACCGTGGCCGTCAGCCCGGCCGACCGTGAGGCCCTCCAGCGCATCGTGCCCGACGTCCCCGTGGCGGTGGTGCCCAACGGCATCGATCTGGAAGCCTATCGCCCGGCCCCGGCCCAATCAACCAGTCCCAACCTGGTCTTCACCGGCAAGATGGACTACCGTCCCAACATCGACGCCGCCCTCTGGTTCGGCCAACAAGTGTTGCCCCGGGTTCGGGAGCAGATGCCCGAAGCCCGCTTCCAGATCGTGGGGATGAACCCCCACCCGCGCCTGGACGTATTGCGCAGCGACCCGGCGGTGGAGATCACCGGTGCCGTGCCGGATACCCGACCGTACATCCACGCCGCGGCCGTCTACGTCATCCCCATGCGGGTGGGCGGCGGCACCCGCTTCAAGGCGCTGGAGGCCATGGCCTGCGGCAAGGCCATCGTCAGCACCCGCCTGGGGGTGGAGGGCATTCCCGTGACCCACGGCCAGGAGCTCCTCCTGGCCGACACACCGGACGCCTTTGCCGCCGCCGTGGTTCATCTGCTGCAGGATCAGGCCGAGGGCGGCGCCCAGGGCCGGCAGCTGGGCCACCAGGCCCGCCGCTTTGTGGAAGACCACTACGGCTGGGCCCAGATCGTCCCCAGGCTGGAGGCCGTCTATCAGGCTGCCCTCCAGCCTGGAACCGGAACTGGAAACGGCCCATCCGTCTTTCGTCCTTCGTCGACCTCGACCGAAGAGTGA
- a CDS encoding coiled-coil domain-containing protein, with protein MDIAQLAQMVNWLDEEHRRDRAEIARLQQRIEAQSADIIEQARRIQELESRVAGTQAHLAKFGQIEHAIQNTKHELAGMIERIEEARVQGQRELERARLSDREMLSREISELRKELPRITRLEEAIDIRSVEDDRLSELIMGVRNQIGALAKEIEERTRQIPFLAEQRTSDTKRIAQLQQETVELFKRIEAVSGRIPILEESVRKTANEVEKIPPMVENLREQQVTFMEKVRSTIVDREQVIARWQETLEEHKSLVNQAYERVQNFAQQIDISRRAVHEMQEFKDLILREQSQVQELQRLAEERTRREMDEFREDFEKKRRKAELRQEHLWSEQDKFNREIVERFPPIHHDLKVHEALIQQLWKLQETYGNYFLTTAQAWLEGMQNAVKERDEKVRTMEEEWQRQRRNAELYASQVAGRRTPGVMTGDNSAEQKNGAPRG; from the coding sequence ATGGACATAGCCCAACTTGCCCAGATGGTCAACTGGTTGGACGAAGAACACCGTCGGGATCGCGCCGAGATCGCACGGCTGCAGCAGCGCATCGAGGCCCAATCCGCCGACATCATCGAGCAGGCCCGGCGCATCCAGGAACTCGAGAGCCGGGTGGCCGGCACCCAGGCACACCTGGCCAAGTTCGGCCAGATCGAGCACGCGATCCAAAACACCAAGCACGAGCTGGCCGGCATGATCGAGCGCATCGAAGAGGCCCGGGTCCAGGGGCAACGGGAGCTGGAGCGGGCCCGCTTGAGCGACCGGGAGATGCTCAGCCGGGAGATCAGCGAGCTGCGCAAGGAGCTGCCCCGCATCACCCGCCTGGAAGAAGCCATCGACATCCGCTCGGTGGAGGACGACCGGCTCTCCGAGCTGATCATGGGCGTGCGCAACCAGATCGGCGCCCTGGCCAAGGAGATCGAGGAGCGCACCCGCCAGATTCCCTTCCTGGCCGAGCAGCGCACCAGCGACACCAAACGCATCGCCCAGCTTCAACAGGAGACGGTGGAGCTCTTCAAGCGCATCGAAGCCGTGTCCGGCCGCATTCCCATCCTGGAAGAAAGCGTGCGCAAGACGGCCAACGAGGTGGAGAAGATCCCACCCATGGTGGAGAACCTGCGGGAGCAGCAGGTCACCTTCATGGAGAAGGTCCGCTCCACCATCGTCGACCGGGAACAGGTCATCGCCCGCTGGCAGGAGACCCTGGAAGAACACAAGTCCCTGGTCAACCAGGCCTACGAGCGGGTGCAGAACTTCGCCCAGCAGATCGACATCAGCCGCCGGGCCGTCCACGAGATGCAGGAGTTCAAGGACCTGATCCTGCGGGAGCAGAGCCAGGTGCAGGAGCTCCAGCGCCTGGCCGAAGAGCGCACCCGCCGGGAGATGGACGAGTTCCGGGAAGATTTCGAGAAGAAACGCCGCAAGGCCGAGCTACGCCAGGAACATCTCTGGTCCGAGCAGGACAAGTTCAACCGGGAGATCGTGGAGCGCTTCCCCCCCATCCACCACGACCTGAAGGTCCACGAGGCCCTCATCCAACAGCTCTGGAAGTTGCAGGAAACCTACGGCAACTACTTCCTGACCACCGCCCAGGCCTGGCTGGAAGGCATGCAGAACGCGGTCAAAGAGCGGGACGAAAAGGTGCGCACCATGGAGGAGGAGTGGCAGCGCCAGCGGCGCAACGCCGAACTCTACGCCAGCCAGGTGGCCGGCCGTCGCACGCCCGGCGTGATGACCGGCGACAACTCGGCCGAGCAGAAGAACGGCGCCCCCCGGGGCTAG
- a CDS encoding glycine/sarcosine/betaine reductase selenoprotein B family protein has translation MAQTDRGSWLERLSNRIFAIPSVAQWWARWRAGRMPAVIDPATGIPFARLAKPLAQCRAALITTGGVHRVDQRPFDMENPDGDATYREIPGDVALAELTITHKYYDHRDADQDINVIFPLEHFRDLAAQGVIGQVAPRHFGFMGHIDGELIQVLTRRTAPEVAQKLRQDEVDFALLTPA, from the coding sequence ATGGCCCAAACCGACCGTGGCTCCTGGCTGGAACGTCTCAGCAACCGCATCTTCGCCATCCCATCGGTGGCCCAGTGGTGGGCCCGCTGGCGGGCCGGGCGCATGCCCGCCGTGATCGATCCAGCCACCGGCATCCCCTTTGCCCGGCTGGCGAAGCCCCTGGCCCAATGCCGGGCCGCCCTGATCACCACCGGCGGCGTCCATCGGGTCGACCAGCGCCCCTTCGACATGGAAAACCCGGACGGCGACGCCACCTATCGGGAGATCCCGGGGGACGTGGCCCTGGCCGAGCTCACCATCACCCACAAGTATTACGATCACCGGGACGCGGACCAGGACATCAACGTCATCTTTCCGCTGGAACACTTTCGCGACCTGGCGGCGCAGGGCGTCATCGGCCAGGTAGCCCCACGCCATTTTGGCTTCATGGGCCATATCGATGGCGAGCTGATCCAGGTACTCACCCGGCGGACCGCGCCGGAGGTGGCCCAGAAGCTGCGGCAGGATGAGGTGGACTTTGCCCTCCTGACGCCGGCCTGA